One Hippopotamus amphibius kiboko isolate mHipAmp2 chromosome 12, mHipAmp2.hap2, whole genome shotgun sequence genomic window, AGCTGATTCAGCTGCCGCCTCTTCATATTATGCAATCCAAGCAGGTTCCTGGAACCATAGCAATACTGGTTCCTGTTTGTCAACTGAATAGCCAGCTTCACTTGTGGGGCCTGCATGCAGGAGGAGGGGCACAGGTCAGCCATCTCCATAGCCCCCAATCTGTCAGCCATATTGCAAAGGGAGCCCCCTACAGGTGTGGCCCCCTCCTCCTCTAATTTCATGGGCTGCTGCCCACTGTCTGACTCAGTTTCCCCCTGGAAATGCCCTCTTGATTTCCCTTTTAGTAGCCGATTCATCAAATCATCTGTAAGGCTGACTCCCACATGCTTAAGCCTTAATTTGGCTACATCTTCAATTGGCGTGGCTTCTCTGTTAAATGGTAATGGCTTCATGTTAACATCAAGCTGAACCTCTAAATCAGAAGATCGGGTATGAGGCAAAATCATGTGATGTTTGACATACTGGGGCCCACCCAACATGGTCTCAAGTAAAAAGAGAGCTTCTAGGAACTCAGGCTTTGAGCTCATATCCTTCCTTGCTAAATTCCACAGCATTTCCAACCCCTCCTGCTGAAGGTGAGAACTAAGACGATTGCCTCTGTAATCTGGACACTCAATGCCAACTGTACCATCAAGAGTATACAGTTCCTTGGTGACCTCAAACTTACTTCTCTCCTGAGCTAACCTGACAAACCCTGGACTCAAAGCGAAATCTATGAGCTCTGATGGAAAGTACTCAGAAAATGCCAGGCCCAGCAGGCAGGTGAGCAGGTGTTCTGGGTACTGGTTGAACTCAGGCATCTTTCTGTGAATCTCATTTATCAGGCTAGAATAAAACTCTTCTGTATTAGGAGGCTTATAATTCAGAGTTCCAAATGACCACAGAATCTTGGCAACATCTTTACTTCGACAGTATGCTACCCTAGGAGGCAAAGAAGCAGCCACAGCATTCATCACCCCTTCATCCAGGACACGTAAGGCCGAGCAGGCAAGAGTAAGATGCATGACACCCTGAACTCCCAGGGACGGAATTCGCTGAGGAGCAACCTGTCCAAACTGCTTCATGAAATTTACGTGATCCACATGAGTAAAACGAAACATTTTAAGAATGTTCACTAAGGCATAACTACTCAGATGCTGCATGTTGGCACAAGCCAGGTCTCCAACTTTTCGCATGACAAATTCAGAGAGACCATTACTtgatttaaaaaaccccaaacagatTGTACCAACCTCCTCTAAATTGATCAAATCTATATACTTGAGGATCAATGATTCCAGTTTTTGCATTAGGTCCTGGGGTGCCTGACGACTTTCACCTATAATATAAATTAAGTGAATCAGCTGGGACAAGGATAGCTCTTTCCAGTGCAAATTAAGATaactaaaaaagatttttaaaaaccgaGGTACTCTGCGGCCCAAGTACCGCCAGAGGTCAGCCACCAAGAGAAGTTGATCTAGACTCATCTCCCAGACCTTATGGCAAAATTCGGTTTCAAACACATCTAGCATTGAATGGGAATGAGGAATTCCTAAACTGACAAAGGCTTTCAAAATATTGATCAGATCTGGGGCATCAAAGAGATTTATGTTTTTCACACTCAGCTGGCAGAGCAGAGCAAAGCTGGCACTGGACAGCAAGACAGGATGCTGCACTGCAGGCAAAGAGCTCAGCTTACAGAAATAGTCAGCAATAATTTGAGGCTGGAGATTATCTTGAAAAACCGTGACTTTGTGCAAAATTAGTTCACCTTCTGAAACAGACAGGGGCTGACAAGTCTCAGATCTGTTATAGCTGTGAAGCTGGTATTCTGGTCTTAGCTGTAGGAAACCTCGAGGGTCTTCAAAGGAATCAAAAATTTCTACCTCCTCTTCATCAACTCTCATGGCTCTGGGTGAGCCTGGCTTCCACGTGCTGGCCTTAGAGGCAGAAACCCTGCTGAATTCCAAACCTGGGAGGGTACTGCTAGTTGTCAGAATCCTCCTAGAAGTAGAGGTGCtacaaatattaacttttttGGCAGGATGGCAGAGGCTGTTTTCTGGAGAGTCCCGTCCTTTGTGCCATGTGCAGCTTCTCATATTCCAACATGCCACACTTTGGGTTGCACTGTAGGTAAAAGGATTGCAAAAAGCTCGATATCTTAAAGGTTTTAACAGCTTGAGAGTGACTGCCACTCTTGTGGCAGTACTGATCATTTTGGCAGTCAGAACACAGTCCTCACAGGTTTTACCAAGCAATTTCTTATTTATACAGTTCTTGATTAGAGCTGGATGGGAAGGTGTTCCACAGAAACTGCCTGGAAATCTTCGGCATATCACAAGAGCCATGGATCACAAATGACCGGGCCAGAATTGGTGCCAGATACTGAAAAAAGGGTAGATGAAGAATAAGTGGCTTCCACCTATCACAATACCAAAATTTACACTCTATAAGAAATGGATTAACACCACTGTCCACTCAAGTAAGTTCCATGCTAGTGAAATACCAAACCACAAGACAGCATACATCAAGGATAAACTCCATGTACCTTGCATAAAGGCACAGGAAAACCCCAAACCCAGGGTACTATTGGGTAGTTCTTGGGACTGCTCCTCAATCTGAATTTCCTCTGTCCTCTGGACAGACTTCCTTTATGGTTAGAGACATCCaacaggaaggaggaaagcagatttccaaaaagaaagctgggaacAAAAGTGAGCAATCTATTCCACCTCTGCTATCAATGCATAAAGAGCACACTTTGGAAATAAGAAAGTTGGTAAATCTGTCACTAACAGCAAAAACAAGAAGTGGGATTTGGCGTAAAGTTTAATTAATTATACCCACAATACCCCTCCCCGTTCCTCCTTTTGATTACAGAATTCGGTTGTTTTCATGCTGCTCCTATACCTTTTAGAAGATGCCCATTCCCTTTTAGAAGATGCCTATTCTCCTCTCTAGGCCTATAAAAGTCTGAATCACTATCGCAGAGTAGTCATGCACTTGGGAAGTAAACTCAAAAACTCACTCACAAGGAACAAAATAGCGCCATCTGCAGAGACGTTGATAGACCCAGGTCATACatagtaaagtaagtcagaaaaagaaaaataaatatcatataatattgcttagatgtggaatctagaaaaaaatggtacagatgaacttatttgcaaagcagaaatagacacagatgtagagaacaaacttatggatatgggggggatgaactgggaaactgagattgacatatatacactaatgtgtataaaacagataactaatgagaacctactgtacagcacagggaactctactcaatgttctgtggtaacctaaataggaaggaaaaccaataaaaattttaaaacaaacaagcaaacaaaaactcactcactttggtgggggagggcagaaggCCTAGGCCCTGCTCACTGTTAACTCATGGGTGTGACACAAAAGAGCATCTCAAAGTTGGGCTCAGGGAGCACCAATTCATGTAACTGCTCTGCTGACGAGGGGGGCAGCACAGCTTCCCTCTGGAGGAGGCAGACTAGCTACGCTTCCAGTGTGTCAGGTGCTGATCAGCCTGCCAGTGAGCAGCAAAGTCTCATTTTTCTCCTACAGCAGAAACCATGAGAGGATATGAAAATGACTCTGCTGTGCTCTTGCTTTCAATGTTTGCTGTCTTTCCTTCCACTTGAGAAATGCCAAAGCCTGACAAACAAAACCCAGGGAGCCCTACGCTGCCAAGACATGGACCAGACAGGGCTCTTACTGCAAAAAATCCCATGAGGGTTCTGAGGGTGCCAGAATGACTTTCTGAAATGCCTAAGCAACTCCCTGTCA contains:
- the FASTKD5 gene encoding FAST kinase domain-containing protein 5, mitochondrial, encoding MALVICRRFPGSFCGTPSHPALIKNCINKKLLGKTCEDCVLTAKMISTATRVAVTLKLLKPLRYRAFCNPFTYSATQSVACWNMRSCTWHKGRDSPENSLCHPAKKVNICSTSTSRRILTTSSTLPGLEFSRVSASKASTWKPGSPRAMRVDEEEVEIFDSFEDPRGFLQLRPEYQLHSYNRSETCQPLSVSEGELILHKVTVFQDNLQPQIIADYFCKLSSLPAVQHPVLLSSASFALLCQLSVKNINLFDAPDLINILKAFVSLGIPHSHSMLDVFETEFCHKVWEMSLDQLLLVADLWRYLGRRVPRFLKIFFSYLNLHWKELSLSQLIHLIYIIGESRQAPQDLMQKLESLILKYIDLINLEEVGTICLGFFKSSNGLSEFVMRKVGDLACANMQHLSSYALVNILKMFRFTHVDHVNFMKQFGQVAPQRIPSLGVQGVMHLTLACSALRVLDEGVMNAVAASLPPRVAYCRSKDVAKILWSFGTLNYKPPNTEEFYSSLINEIHRKMPEFNQYPEHLLTCLLGLAFSEYFPSELIDFALSPGFVRLAQERSKFEVTKELYTLDGTVGIECPDYRGNRLSSHLQQEGLEMLWNLARKDMSSKPEFLEALFLLETMLGGPQYVKHHMILPHTRSSDLEVQLDVNMKPLPFNREATPIEDVAKLRLKHVGVSLTDDLMNRLLKGKSRGHFQGETESDSGQQPMKLEEEGATPVGGSLCNMADRLGAMEMADLCPSSCMQAPQVKLAIQLTNRNQYCYGSRNLLGLHNMKRRQLNQLGYRVVELSHWEWLPLLKRTRLEKLAFLHEKVFTSAL